The following coding sequences are from one Mycobacterium bourgelatii window:
- a CDS encoding citrate synthase, which produces MADTDDTASLKYPGGELDLKIVKATEGADGIALGPLLSKTGHTTFDNGFVNTASCKSSITYIDGDAGILRYRGYPIDQLAEKSTFIEVSYLLIYGELPTADQLAEFTHRIQRHTMLHEDLKRFFDGFPRNAHPMPVLSSVVNALSAYYQDALDPMDNAQVELSTIRLLAKLPTIAAYAYKKSVGQPFLYPDNSLTLVENFLRMTFGFPAEPYQADPEVVRALDMLFILHADHEQNCSTSTVRLVGSSRANLFTSISGGINALWGPLHGGANQAVLEMLEQIRESGDDVGEFVRKVKNREEGVKLMGFGHRVYKNYDPRARIVKDQADKILAKLGGDPLLDIAKELEEAALTDDYFIERKLYPNVDFYTGLIYRALGFPVRMFTVLFALGRLPGWIAHWREMHDDPDNKIGRPRQIYTGYTERDYATIDER; this is translated from the coding sequence GTGGCCGACACCGACGACACCGCATCTCTGAAGTACCCGGGGGGCGAGCTCGATCTGAAGATCGTGAAAGCCACCGAAGGTGCTGACGGCATTGCGCTGGGTCCGCTGCTGTCCAAGACCGGGCACACGACGTTCGACAATGGCTTCGTCAACACCGCTTCGTGCAAGAGCTCCATCACCTACATCGATGGTGACGCCGGTATCCTGCGCTACCGCGGCTACCCGATTGACCAGCTGGCCGAGAAGTCGACCTTCATCGAGGTCAGCTACCTGTTGATCTACGGCGAGCTGCCCACCGCCGACCAATTGGCCGAGTTCACCCACCGGATCCAACGGCACACCATGCTGCACGAGGACCTAAAGCGCTTCTTCGACGGCTTCCCGCGCAACGCCCACCCGATGCCGGTGCTGTCCAGTGTGGTCAACGCGCTCTCGGCGTACTACCAAGACGCCTTGGACCCGATGGACAATGCGCAGGTCGAGCTGTCGACGATCCGGCTGCTGGCCAAGCTGCCGACCATCGCCGCCTACGCCTACAAGAAGTCGGTCGGCCAGCCGTTCCTCTACCCGGACAACTCGCTCACGCTGGTGGAGAACTTCCTGCGGATGACGTTCGGCTTCCCCGCTGAGCCGTACCAGGCCGACCCCGAGGTCGTCCGGGCGCTCGACATGCTGTTCATCCTGCACGCCGACCACGAGCAGAACTGTTCGACGTCGACGGTGCGGCTGGTCGGCTCGTCGCGGGCCAACCTGTTCACCTCGATCTCCGGCGGCATCAACGCCTTGTGGGGCCCGTTGCACGGCGGTGCCAACCAGGCCGTGCTCGAGATGCTCGAGCAGATCCGCGAAAGCGGCGACGACGTCGGCGAGTTCGTCCGCAAGGTGAAGAACCGCGAAGAGGGCGTCAAGCTGATGGGCTTCGGCCACCGCGTCTACAAGAACTACGACCCGCGCGCGAGGATCGTCAAGGACCAGGCCGACAAGATCCTGGCCAAGCTCGGCGGAGACCCGCTGCTCGACATCGCCAAGGAGCTTGAAGAAGCGGCGCTCACCGACGACTACTTCATCGAGCGCAAGCTCTACCCGAACGTCGACTTCTACACCGGTTTGATCTACCGGGCGCTGGGCTTCCCGGTCCGCATGTTCACCGTGCTGTTTGCGTTGGGCCGGCTGCCCGGTTGGATCGCGCACTGGCGCGAGATGCATGACGACCCCGACAACAAGATCGGTCGTCCGCGCCAGATCTACACCGGCTACACCGAGCGCGACTACGCCACCATCGACGAGCGCTAA
- the prrA gene encoding two-component system response regulator PrrA produces the protein MKPMDTGVTSPRVLVVDDDSDVLASLERGLRLSGFEVSTAVDGAEALRSATETRPDAIVLDINMPVLDGVSVVTALRAMDNDVPVCVLSARSSVDDRVAGLEAGADDYLVKPFVLAELVARVRALLRRRGATATSSSETITVGPLEVDIPGRRARVNGVDVDLTKREFDLLAVLAEHKTAVLSRAQLLELVWGYDFAADTNVVDVFIGYLRRKLEANGGPRLLHTVRGVGFVLRMQ, from the coding sequence ATGAAACCCATGGACACTGGTGTGACCTCGCCTCGAGTCTTGGTCGTTGACGACGACTCTGACGTGCTCGCCTCGCTGGAACGCGGCCTACGGTTGTCCGGCTTTGAGGTATCCACTGCCGTCGACGGGGCCGAAGCCCTGCGCAGCGCGACCGAGACCAGGCCAGACGCGATTGTGCTCGACATCAACATGCCCGTGCTGGACGGCGTCAGCGTCGTCACCGCATTGCGGGCGATGGACAACGACGTGCCGGTCTGCGTGCTCAGCGCCCGCAGCTCGGTCGACGACCGGGTAGCCGGCCTGGAGGCCGGCGCCGACGACTACCTGGTCAAGCCGTTCGTCCTCGCCGAACTGGTGGCGCGGGTTCGGGCGCTGCTGCGCCGCCGCGGTGCGACCGCGACGTCGTCGTCGGAAACCATCACGGTGGGCCCGCTGGAAGTGGACATTCCCGGCCGACGGGCGCGCGTCAACGGCGTCGACGTCGACCTCACCAAGCGAGAGTTCGACCTGCTGGCGGTGCTCGCCGAGCACAAGACGGCGGTGCTGTCGCGCGCGCAACTGCTCGAGTTGGTGTGGGGCTACGACTTCGCCGCCGACACCAACGTCGTCGACGTGTTCATCGGCTACCTGCGGCGCAAGCTGGAAGCAAACGGCGGACCCCGGCTGCTGCACACCGTCCGCGGAGTCGGGTTCGTGCTCAGGATGCAATAG
- a CDS encoding HNH endonuclease signature motif containing protein: MSVVAASSGGVGLIPKERLEVLFAELAELSGQRNAIDGRMVEIFAQIEGEQLWGMTGARSLPAVVAWKTGVSPGNAHTMAAVARRVGEFPRCVQGLKEGRLSLDQVGVIAARAGEGSDEHYAELASVATVTQLRTAVRLEPRPDPSPAPESKSESGSGPVEPELRGSVSKSGDGQYSWWRIKLPAVQAATFDAALGSHLEGLMAQWKREREAVGGGGGGEFAVPMPTMVEAFLALVQAGWDSEVARRPQGQHTTVVMHVDVKDRVGSLHLGPVLSRSERQLLGCDASCEVWFERDGEPIGAGRTTRGISRRLRRALEYRHPGCAFPGCGASRGLHAHHIVHWEDGGATELANLVLLCPFHHRLHHRGVITITGPADQLCITDSDGRVLTGASLARPPTQPPPDVPPCPGPTGERADWWWYQPYEPESPTAN; encoded by the coding sequence ATGTCTGTGGTGGCGGCTTCTTCGGGTGGGGTGGGGTTGATTCCTAAAGAGCGGTTGGAGGTGTTGTTCGCCGAGTTGGCGGAGTTGAGTGGTCAGCGCAATGCCATCGATGGGCGCATGGTGGAGATCTTCGCTCAGATCGAGGGTGAGCAGTTGTGGGGGATGACCGGGGCGCGGTCGTTGCCGGCGGTGGTGGCGTGGAAGACGGGGGTGTCGCCGGGTAATGCGCACACGATGGCTGCGGTGGCGCGGCGGGTGGGGGAGTTTCCTCGGTGTGTGCAGGGGTTGAAGGAGGGGCGGTTGTCGCTGGATCAGGTGGGGGTGATCGCGGCACGCGCGGGTGAGGGTTCTGATGAGCATTATGCGGAGTTGGCTTCGGTGGCCACGGTGACTCAGTTGCGTACGGCGGTGCGGTTGGAGCCGCGCCCCGACCCGTCGCCCGCGCCCGAGTCCAAGTCCGAGTCGGGGTCGGGGCCGGTGGAGCCGGAGTTGCGGGGGTCGGTCAGCAAGAGCGGTGATGGGCAGTACAGCTGGTGGCGGATCAAGTTGCCGGCGGTGCAGGCGGCGACGTTCGATGCGGCGTTGGGTTCGCATCTGGAGGGGTTGATGGCGCAGTGGAAGCGTGAGCGTGAGGCCGTCGGCGGTGGCGGGGGTGGGGAGTTTGCGGTGCCGATGCCGACGATGGTGGAGGCGTTTCTGGCGTTGGTGCAGGCGGGGTGGGATAGCGAGGTGGCGCGGCGTCCGCAGGGGCAGCACACCACGGTGGTGATGCATGTTGATGTCAAGGATCGGGTGGGGTCGTTGCATCTGGGTCCGGTGTTGTCGCGGTCCGAGCGGCAGTTGTTGGGCTGTGATGCCAGCTGTGAGGTGTGGTTCGAGCGTGATGGTGAGCCGATCGGGGCCGGACGAACGACGCGGGGGATCAGTCGCCGGTTGCGTCGGGCGTTGGAGTATCGCCACCCGGGGTGCGCGTTTCCCGGGTGTGGGGCCAGCCGGGGCCTGCATGCGCACCACATCGTGCATTGGGAGGATGGCGGGGCCACCGAGTTGGCGAATCTGGTGTTGCTGTGTCCGTTTCATCATCGGTTGCATCACCGTGGGGTGATCACCATCACCGGCCCCGCTGACCAGTTGTGCATCACTGATAGTGATGGGCGGGTGTTGACCGGGGCGTCGTTGGCGCGGCCACCGACGCAGCCACCGCCCGATGTGCCGCCGTGTCCCGGGCCGACCGGTGAACGCGCCGACTGGTGGTGGTACCAGCCGTACGAACCCGAGTCGCCCACCGCCAACTAG
- the arfC gene encoding channel accessory protein ArfC, sunset domain variant, translating to MAHVHWWLAALSFVLGLVLTLTLMVRPVRPAAPAGAVAAAPKMAARPGPARGDGRKGVPAKKSAAGKAGKAGKGAPAKKGPPRKGAPAKKGVGAKGGAKKRVPAGRGPATKKAGASAKDADAPTKRIRVVKVAKDKSGEKPFAPYGPGSARADSDGGGPDGWLVKGRSDTRLFYKPEDPSYEDVTAQVWFEDEAAAKRAFFTPWSKSARKK from the coding sequence ATGGCCCACGTGCATTGGTGGTTGGCGGCCCTGTCATTCGTGCTTGGGCTGGTACTGACCTTGACGCTGATGGTGCGTCCGGTCAGGCCGGCAGCACCGGCGGGCGCTGTCGCGGCTGCGCCGAAGATGGCGGCTCGGCCGGGTCCCGCGCGAGGAGACGGCCGAAAAGGCGTGCCGGCCAAGAAATCTGCGGCCGGTAAAGCCGGCAAAGCCGGTAAAGGCGCTCCGGCCAAGAAGGGTCCGCCGCGCAAGGGGGCGCCCGCGAAGAAGGGCGTCGGCGCGAAAGGCGGTGCCAAGAAACGGGTTCCGGCTGGCAGGGGACCGGCGACCAAGAAGGCCGGAGCGAGCGCCAAGGACGCCGACGCGCCGACCAAGCGGATCCGCGTCGTCAAAGTTGCCAAGGACAAGTCCGGCGAGAAGCCCTTTGCCCCATACGGTCCCGGCTCGGCGCGCGCCGATTCCGACGGCGGCGGGCCGGACGGCTGGTTGGTCAAGGGCCGCTCGGATACCCGGCTTTTCTACAAGCCCGAGGATCCCTCGTACGAAGACGTCACCGCCCAGGTCTGGTTCGAGGACGAAGCCGCGGCGAAGCGCGCCTTCTTCACTCCGTGGTCGAAGAGCGCAAGGAAGAAGTGA
- the arfB gene encoding channel accessory protein ArfB, producing the protein MDFFIQWLCYLAAFVTGSAVAWIIVTVSMGTGEERKSRPEAAPAAPEAEPAAYAAPAAEEETDLLTAPIDAEPETEVLPGLADEVDTAVLPTSSEVDKP; encoded by the coding sequence ATGGATTTCTTCATCCAGTGGTTGTGCTACCTGGCCGCGTTTGTGACGGGTTCCGCCGTGGCCTGGATCATCGTGACCGTCTCGATGGGAACCGGCGAGGAGCGCAAGTCCCGGCCCGAAGCGGCACCCGCCGCACCCGAAGCGGAGCCCGCGGCATACGCCGCACCCGCGGCGGAAGAAGAAACAGACCTGCTGACCGCTCCGATCGACGCCGAGCCTGAGACGGAAGTGCTGCCCGGCTTGGCGGACGAGGTCGATACCGCGGTGCTGCCGACCTCGAGTGAGGTCGACAAACCCTGA
- a CDS encoding citrate synthase 2 has translation MTVVPPDFVPGLEGVVAFTTKIAEPDKDGGALRYRGVDIEDLVNQRVHFGDVWALLVDGDFGRGLPPAEPFPLPIHTGDVRVDVQAGLAMLAPIWGYKPLLDTNEPTARDQLARASVMALSYVAQSGRGIYQPAVPQRIIDQCPTITARFMTRWQGEPDPRHIEAIDAYWVTAAEHGMNASTFTARVIASTGADVAACLSGAIGAMSGPLHGGAPARVLPMIEEVERTGDARKVVKGILDRGEKLMGFGHRVYRAEDPRARVLRATAERLKAPRHEVAAALEQAALAELRERRPDRAIETNVEFWAAVILDFAGVPANMMPAMFTCGRTAGWCAHILEQKRLGKLVRPSAIYVGPGPRKPESIPGWDRVLTSA, from the coding sequence ATGACTGTGGTTCCACCTGATTTTGTCCCAGGTCTGGAAGGCGTCGTCGCCTTCACCACCAAGATCGCCGAACCCGACAAGGACGGCGGCGCACTGCGTTACCGCGGTGTCGACATCGAGGATCTGGTGAACCAACGGGTTCACTTCGGCGACGTCTGGGCCCTGCTCGTCGACGGCGACTTCGGCCGCGGTTTGCCCCCGGCTGAGCCGTTCCCGCTGCCGATCCACACCGGCGACGTACGGGTCGACGTACAGGCGGGCCTGGCGATGCTGGCACCCATCTGGGGTTACAAACCGCTCTTGGACACCAACGAGCCCACCGCCCGCGACCAACTCGCCCGGGCCTCCGTGATGGCCTTGTCCTACGTCGCACAGTCCGGCCGCGGCATCTACCAGCCTGCGGTCCCCCAGCGCATCATCGACCAATGCCCAACCATCACAGCGCGATTCATGACGCGCTGGCAGGGCGAGCCGGACCCCAGGCACATCGAGGCGATTGACGCCTACTGGGTCACGGCCGCCGAGCACGGCATGAACGCTTCGACGTTCACCGCGCGGGTGATCGCCTCGACCGGCGCGGACGTGGCCGCGTGCCTGTCCGGCGCGATCGGGGCGATGAGCGGGCCTTTGCACGGTGGGGCCCCGGCCCGCGTGCTGCCGATGATCGAAGAAGTCGAACGCACCGGCGACGCCCGCAAGGTGGTCAAGGGGATCCTCGATCGCGGCGAAAAGCTGATGGGCTTCGGACACCGCGTCTACCGGGCCGAAGACCCACGGGCGCGGGTGCTGCGCGCGACCGCCGAGCGCCTGAAGGCCCCTCGACACGAGGTCGCCGCCGCCTTGGAACAAGCGGCCCTGGCCGAATTGCGGGAGCGACGCCCGGACCGCGCCATCGAGACCAATGTCGAGTTCTGGGCCGCGGTCATCCTGGACTTCGCCGGGGTGCCGGCGAACATGATGCCGGCAATGTTCACTTGTGGACGCACCGCCGGATGGTGCGCTCACATCCTGGAACAGAAGCGACTCGGCAAGCTGGTCCGTCCGTCGGCCATCTACGTCGGACCCGGGCCACGCAAGCCCGAATCGATCCCCGGCTGGGACCGCGTGCTCACCAGCGCCTAG
- the arfA gene encoding channel-forming protein ArfA/OmpATb: protein MGTEPAVDRTPAPTDAADRTRTPRFTKRSPGTSWLIALAVIPFLLAVIGYWAYGRPTSFAGPAGNVPTLEPTSGPSITPGPPLSLLSISRSGNTITLIGDFPDENSKAALMTSLKSMLTPGVNVIDQIRIDPLVHSLDFSNAEPIFFAAASMPEFTLKAESYTVNLTGTAISPEQKDAVERAATRTWSTVDVTSKIQVKGQPPVTVPAIPGVGPSPGPAPPPGAAGPCANLQATINALTGGPIYFASDGVTLTSVDDQILTQVADKLKACPDARVTVNGYTDNAGAEGINIPLSDQRARAVADFLIAHGVPRDHVTAKGLGSVNPIASNDTTEGRIKNRRAEIVVG, encoded by the coding sequence GTGGGCACCGAGCCGGCTGTGGACCGAACGCCTGCGCCCACCGACGCGGCGGATCGCACGCGCACGCCGAGATTCACCAAGCGGTCGCCGGGCACCTCGTGGCTGATTGCCCTGGCGGTGATCCCATTCTTGCTGGCGGTGATCGGTTACTGGGCCTACGGGCGGCCCACGTCCTTCGCCGGCCCGGCCGGCAATGTGCCGACACTCGAACCCACCAGCGGACCCTCGATCACTCCGGGTCCGCCGTTGTCGCTGCTGTCAATCAGCCGCAGCGGCAACACAATTACGCTTATCGGCGACTTCCCGGACGAGAACTCCAAGGCGGCGCTGATGACGTCGCTGAAGTCCATGTTGACCCCGGGTGTCAACGTCATCGACCAGATCCGGATCGATCCCCTGGTCCATTCGCTCGACTTCTCGAACGCCGAGCCGATTTTCTTCGCCGCCGCGTCGATGCCCGAGTTCACCCTCAAGGCGGAGAGCTACACGGTCAACCTGACGGGAACCGCCATCTCGCCCGAGCAAAAGGACGCCGTCGAGCGGGCCGCCACCCGGACTTGGTCCACCGTGGACGTCACCAGCAAGATTCAGGTCAAGGGCCAGCCGCCAGTGACGGTTCCTGCCATACCCGGCGTCGGCCCCAGCCCCGGCCCCGCGCCGCCACCGGGCGCGGCGGGCCCGTGCGCCAATCTGCAAGCGACGATCAACGCCCTGACGGGCGGGCCGATCTACTTCGCCAGCGACGGCGTCACCCTTACTTCGGTGGACGACCAGATCCTCACCCAAGTGGCCGACAAGCTGAAGGCATGCCCGGATGCGCGGGTGACCGTGAACGGCTACACCGACAACGCCGGCGCCGAGGGCATCAACATCCCCCTGAGCGACCAGCGGGCCCGCGCTGTCGCCGACTTCCTCATCGCCCACGGCGTTCCCCGCGACCACGTCACGGCCAAGGGGTTGGGTTCGGTCAACCCCATCGCCAGCAATGACACCACCGAGGGCCGGATCAAGAATCGGCGCGCTGAAATAGTGGTCGGCTGA
- a CDS encoding HAMP domain-containing sensor histidine kinase has translation MNILSRIFARTPSLRTRVVVATAIGAAIPVLIVGTVVWVGITNDRKERLDRRLDEAAGFAIPFVPRGLDEIPNSPNDRDALITVRRGNVIKNNSDITLPQLHKDYADTYIDGVRYRVRTVTIPGPEPTSLAVGATYDTTIAETNNLHRRVMLICGFAIGAAAVFAWLLAAFAVRPFKQLAEQTRKIDAGDETPRVEVHGASEAVEIAEAMRGMLQRIWDEQNRTKEALASARDFAAVSSHELRTPLTAMRTNLEVLSTLDMSDEQRKEVLNDVIRTQSRIEATLTALERLAQGELSTSDDHVPVDITDLLDRAAHDATRIYPDLDVSLVPSPTCIIVGMPAGLRLTVDNAIANAVKHGGATKVQLSAVSSREGVEIAIDDNGTGVPEGERQLVFERFSRGSTASHSGSGLGLALVAQQAHLHGGTASLETSPLGGARLLLKLPAPS, from the coding sequence GTGAACATCCTGTCGCGGATCTTCGCCCGTACTCCGTCACTGCGGACCCGGGTGGTGGTCGCGACAGCCATCGGTGCAGCCATTCCGGTGCTCATCGTCGGCACCGTGGTCTGGGTCGGCATCACCAACGACCGCAAAGAACGGCTGGACCGCCGGCTGGACGAGGCCGCCGGGTTCGCCATTCCGTTCGTCCCGCGAGGGCTCGACGAGATTCCCAACTCGCCGAATGACCGGGACGCGCTGATCACGGTCCGGCGCGGCAACGTCATCAAGAACAACTCCGATATCACGCTGCCCCAGCTGCACAAGGACTACGCCGACACCTACATCGACGGGGTGCGCTACCGGGTGCGCACGGTGACGATCCCAGGACCCGAGCCGACTTCCCTGGCCGTGGGCGCCACCTACGACACCACCATCGCCGAAACCAACAACCTGCATCGCCGGGTGATGCTGATCTGCGGCTTCGCCATCGGCGCGGCGGCGGTGTTCGCCTGGCTGCTGGCCGCATTCGCGGTGCGGCCGTTCAAACAGCTGGCCGAACAGACCCGCAAAATCGACGCCGGAGACGAAACACCACGGGTGGAGGTGCACGGCGCCAGTGAAGCCGTCGAGATCGCCGAGGCGATGCGCGGCATGCTGCAGCGCATCTGGGACGAGCAGAACCGGACCAAGGAGGCGCTGGCGTCGGCCCGCGACTTCGCCGCGGTGTCGTCGCACGAGTTGCGGACGCCGTTGACCGCGATGCGGACCAATCTCGAAGTGCTGTCCACCCTGGACATGTCCGACGAGCAGCGCAAGGAAGTGCTCAACGACGTGATTCGTACCCAGTCGCGGATCGAGGCGACGCTGACCGCGCTCGAGCGCCTGGCCCAGGGCGAACTGTCGACGTCCGACGACCACGTGCCGGTCGACATCACCGATCTCCTCGACCGCGCCGCCCACGACGCCACGCGCATCTACCCCGACCTCGACGTGTCCCTGGTGCCCTCGCCGACCTGCATCATCGTGGGAATGCCGGCGGGATTGCGACTCACCGTCGACAACGCCATCGCCAACGCCGTCAAGCACGGCGGCGCCACCAAGGTTCAGCTGTCCGCGGTCAGTTCGCGGGAGGGGGTGGAGATCGCCATCGACGACAACGGCACCGGTGTGCCCGAAGGGGAGCGCCAGCTGGTGTTCGAGCGGTTCTCCCGCGGCTCGACGGCGTCCCACTCGGGCTCTGGACTGGGGTTGGCGTTGGTGGCGCAGCAGGCACACCTGCATGGCGGAACGGCGTCGCTGGAGACCAGCCCGTTGGGCGGCGCCCGACTGCTGTTGAAGCTGCCCGCTCCCAGCTAG
- a CDS encoding phytoene desaturase family protein: MSNFDVVIVGGGHNGLVAAGYLARAGLRVRLLERLGHVGGAAVSAQAFEGVDVRVSRYSYLVSLLPTRIIADLGAQVRLARRRESSYTPDPATSGRTGLLVGSRPTFAAIGADGDRDGFDAFYRRCRVVTERLWPTLLEPLRTRSQARAHVLQGGSRGAEAAWHAMIEAPIGHAITGAVRNDVVRGVIATDALIGTFARLNDESLMQNVCFLYHLIGGGSGDWDVPIGGMGSVTTAVATAAAGHGAEIVTDADVFAVDPDGEVRYRSGGDEHAVRGRFVLAGVGPAVLARLLGEPEPSVAPGSQVKVNMVLRRLPRLRDQGVAPEEAFAGTFHVNETWSQLDTGYTRAAEGLVPDPLPCEAYCHSLADPSIMSSELRDAGAHTMTVFGLHTPHSTLGGTAAASDRLTESVLASLNSVLAEPIQDVLMSDAHGRPCLETTTTEDLQRTLQMTAGNIFHGALSWPFADDDEPLDTPARQWGVASAHERIMLCGSGARRGGAVSGIGGHNAAMAVLGSLGG, translated from the coding sequence ATGAGCAACTTTGACGTCGTCATTGTCGGCGGTGGGCACAACGGCCTGGTCGCAGCCGGGTACCTGGCCCGAGCGGGGCTTCGGGTGCGATTGCTCGAACGGCTGGGGCACGTCGGCGGAGCGGCGGTGTCGGCACAGGCCTTCGAGGGTGTCGACGTTCGGGTGTCGCGGTATTCGTACCTGGTCAGCCTGCTGCCTACACGCATCATCGCCGACCTGGGTGCCCAGGTGCGCCTGGCCCGGCGCCGGGAGTCGTCCTACACCCCCGATCCGGCGACGTCCGGTCGCACCGGCCTGTTGGTTGGTTCGAGACCGACGTTCGCCGCGATCGGCGCGGACGGGGATCGGGACGGGTTCGACGCGTTCTACCGGCGCTGCCGGGTGGTCACCGAACGGCTCTGGCCAACGTTGCTGGAGCCGCTGCGCACCCGCTCGCAGGCCCGCGCACACGTCCTGCAGGGCGGTTCCCGGGGAGCCGAGGCCGCCTGGCACGCCATGATCGAGGCACCCATCGGGCATGCCATCACCGGTGCCGTCAGGAATGACGTGGTGCGTGGCGTGATCGCGACCGATGCGCTGATCGGCACCTTCGCGCGGCTCAACGACGAGTCGCTGATGCAGAACGTCTGCTTTCTCTACCATCTGATCGGCGGCGGCAGCGGCGACTGGGACGTGCCCATCGGCGGCATGGGATCGGTGACCACGGCCGTGGCCACCGCGGCCGCCGGCCACGGCGCCGAAATCGTCACCGATGCCGACGTTTTCGCGGTCGATCCGGACGGGGAGGTGCGGTACCGCAGCGGCGGCGACGAGCATGCGGTCCGAGGCCGGTTCGTACTGGCCGGTGTTGGACCAGCGGTCCTGGCTCGCCTGCTCGGCGAACCAGAACCTTCGGTGGCGCCGGGTTCGCAGGTGAAGGTCAACATGGTGTTGCGACGGCTGCCGCGGCTACGCGATCAGGGCGTCGCCCCCGAGGAAGCCTTCGCCGGGACGTTCCACGTCAACGAGACGTGGAGCCAGCTGGACACCGGCTACACGCGCGCCGCCGAGGGCCTGGTGCCTGACCCGTTGCCGTGTGAGGCGTATTGCCACTCGCTGGCCGATCCGAGCATCATGTCGTCGGAGTTGCGGGACGCTGGTGCGCACACCATGACGGTGTTCGGTTTGCACACCCCGCATTCGACGTTGGGCGGTACCGCCGCTGCGTCCGATCGCCTAACCGAGTCGGTGTTGGCGTCGCTAAATTCCGTTCTGGCCGAACCGATTCAGGACGTGCTGATGAGTGACGCACACGGCCGTCCGTGTCTCGAGACGACGACCACCGAGGACTTGCAACGCACGTTGCAGATGACCGCGGGCAACATCTTTCACGGCGCGCTGTCCTGGCCGTTCGCCGATGACGACGAGCCATTGGATACCCCGGCGCGTCAGTGGGGTGTGGCCAGCGCGCATGAGCGCATCATGCTGTGCGGTTCGGGTGCGCGCCGCGGGGGTGCGGTGTCCGGCATCGGCGGACACAACGCCGCGATGGCGGTGCTTGGGTCGCTCGGCGGTTAG
- the pdxH gene encoding pyridoxamine 5'-phosphate oxidase, translating to MAGAIDEHLARMRVEYGSAEKDDSADLDVSWLDDGWLALFCKWIDDAERAGVAEPNAMVLATVAADGKPVSRSVLCKGADENGITFFTNYDSAKGLELASAPYASATFPWYQLGRQVHIRGPVTKVDRRVTEEYWSKRPRGSQLGAWASRQSQPIESRAALLGQLAEVTARFADVEQVPAPPNWGGYVIAPEVVEFWQGRENRVHNRIRVIGGRVERLQP from the coding sequence ATGGCCGGAGCAATCGACGAGCACCTGGCGAGGATGAGAGTGGAGTACGGATCCGCCGAGAAGGATGACAGTGCTGACCTGGACGTCAGCTGGCTGGACGACGGTTGGCTTGCCTTGTTCTGCAAGTGGATTGACGACGCCGAACGAGCCGGAGTCGCCGAGCCGAACGCCATGGTGCTGGCCACCGTCGCCGCCGACGGCAAGCCGGTGAGCCGGTCGGTGTTGTGTAAGGGCGCCGACGAGAACGGGATCACCTTCTTTACCAATTACGACTCGGCCAAGGGACTCGAGTTGGCGTCGGCGCCGTACGCGTCGGCGACCTTCCCGTGGTATCAACTCGGCCGGCAGGTGCACATTCGTGGACCGGTAACCAAGGTCGACCGGCGCGTCACCGAGGAGTACTGGTCCAAACGGCCGCGCGGATCGCAACTGGGCGCGTGGGCGTCGCGTCAGTCGCAGCCGATCGAGTCGCGCGCGGCGTTGCTGGGTCAGCTGGCGGAGGTGACCGCCCGCTTCGCCGATGTGGAGCAGGTGCCGGCGCCGCCGAACTGGGGCGGGTATGTCATCGCGCCCGAGGTGGTGGAATTTTGGCAGGGCCGGGAGAACCGGGTGCACAACCGGATTCGAGTCATCGGCGGTCGGGTCGAGCGGCTGCAGCCCTAA
- a CDS encoding DUF2630 family protein, translating to MATGGKPDDNETLARIRDLVAAEKALRDQLLHHEISESEEHEKLRRIEVELDQCWDLLRQRRALRETGGDPQRANVRPPDEVEGYIG from the coding sequence ATGGCCACCGGAGGGAAACCCGACGACAACGAGACGTTGGCGCGCATTCGCGATCTTGTCGCTGCGGAAAAGGCGCTGCGCGACCAGCTGCTGCATCACGAAATTTCGGAGTCCGAGGAGCACGAAAAGCTACGCCGCATCGAAGTCGAACTCGACCAGTGCTGGGACCTGCTGCGGCAGCGCCGGGCCTTGCGCGAAACCGGTGGGGATCCGCAGCGAGCGAACGTGCGTCCGCCGGACGAGGTCGAGGGCTATATCGGCTAG